Proteins found in one Gordonia sp. PDNC005 genomic segment:
- a CDS encoding FAD-dependent monooxygenase, with the protein MNRTLNVLVSGASIAGPATALLLARQGHAVTVVERAPSLRPGGQTVDLRGAGRTVIDRMGLTTVTDAKLLQQRGIATVGADGRHFSELPVEAFDGNGIVSTHEILRGDLAESIVDAVPSTVEWIWDDTVTAITRGCDHAVVAFEKAPDRRFDLVVGADGLSSAVRRAAFGPDEKYLDPIGLRYAWFTATIDQPLDGWYLMHAEVGGRVVSCRPSRVDGTVKASLAIRGSDPVPLRDRAAQWDMLEAAFRDVGWVAPQLVAQMRDTNDWAYADLAQVKMTSFARDRVALVGDAGYCPTPLTGLGTTLALVGAYVLAGEISRSDDVDDALDAYQQVMRPFITRTQQLPPGGASGYAPSSRIAVILSRWTYWSMNRWPMRSILASQFAKADGIDLPDYSLT; encoded by the coding sequence ATGAACAGAACTTTGAACGTCCTCGTCAGCGGTGCATCGATCGCCGGACCCGCGACCGCGCTCCTTCTCGCCCGCCAGGGGCACGCGGTCACCGTCGTCGAGCGTGCGCCGTCACTGCGCCCCGGCGGGCAGACCGTCGACCTCCGCGGAGCCGGCCGGACCGTCATCGACCGAATGGGCCTTACGACCGTCACCGACGCCAAGCTCCTCCAACAACGCGGTATCGCGACCGTCGGCGCCGACGGCAGACATTTCAGCGAGCTTCCAGTCGAGGCTTTCGACGGAAACGGCATCGTCTCGACTCACGAGATTCTCCGCGGCGACCTCGCCGAGAGCATCGTCGACGCCGTGCCATCCACCGTCGAATGGATCTGGGACGACACCGTCACCGCCATCACCAGGGGCTGCGATCACGCCGTCGTGGCGTTCGAGAAGGCCCCGGATCGCCGGTTCGATCTCGTAGTCGGCGCAGACGGACTCAGCTCGGCGGTCCGTCGCGCCGCATTCGGACCCGACGAGAAGTACCTCGACCCGATCGGCCTGCGGTACGCCTGGTTCACCGCGACCATCGATCAGCCTCTCGACGGCTGGTACCTCATGCACGCGGAGGTCGGTGGACGAGTGGTCTCGTGCCGACCGTCTCGCGTCGACGGCACGGTGAAGGCGTCTCTCGCGATCCGCGGCAGCGATCCGGTCCCCCTCCGCGACCGCGCTGCGCAGTGGGACATGCTCGAAGCCGCATTCAGGGACGTCGGCTGGGTGGCACCACAACTCGTCGCGCAGATGCGTGACACGAACGACTGGGCGTACGCCGACCTCGCTCAGGTCAAGATGACGTCCTTCGCCCGCGACCGGGTGGCTCTCGTCGGCGACGCCGGATACTGCCCGACCCCGTTGACCGGCCTCGGCACCACCCTCGCGCTCGTCGGGGCGTACGTGCTGGCAGGCGAGATCTCCAGATCCGACGACGTCGACGACGCTCTCGACGCCTATCAACAGGTGATGCGTCCGTTCATCACCCGCACACAGCAACTCCCCCCAGGCGGAGCGTCGGGATACGCACCGTCGAGCCGGATCGCCGTGATCCTCAGCCGTTGGACGTACTGGTCGATGAATCGGTGGCCGATGCGGAGCATCCTCGCATCGCAGTTCGCGAAGGCGGACGGGATCGACCTGCCGGACTACTCGCTCACGTGA
- a CDS encoding GntR family transcriptional regulator, producing the protein MNRAEEIADALRERIVTGQLMPGDAIPSTRAIMRDHNVAMATASRVLAVLQDDGLITSIPGRGSEVRSSDGPVRAALTRDGVVEAAVSIADAEGLAAVSMRRLAAFLEIPTMSVYRYVPSRDDLEFLMLDQVMGEMDLPPVAGDWRIDLQGACRVMWQTMTRHPWFAGALSMTRPASMPNAMPVAERMLGSLCGAGLDPVQAFTDYLCLLNLIRGLGSTLEPELSDRAETGVTNDEWMDTRAAELRRIAPPDRFPTMAAIMDVGYPYDVDVLVESGIERFLDGIGARLV; encoded by the coding sequence ATGAACCGCGCGGAGGAGATAGCCGACGCACTGCGGGAGCGCATCGTCACCGGTCAGTTGATGCCGGGTGACGCGATCCCGTCGACCAGGGCGATCATGCGAGATCACAATGTGGCTATGGCGACAGCCAGTCGTGTTCTCGCCGTGCTTCAGGATGACGGGCTGATCACCTCGATTCCGGGCAGAGGCAGCGAGGTCCGTTCGTCGGACGGTCCGGTACGGGCTGCCCTCACGCGAGACGGTGTGGTGGAGGCAGCCGTCTCGATCGCCGATGCGGAAGGACTCGCTGCCGTGTCGATGCGGCGTTTGGCCGCGTTCCTCGAGATTCCGACGATGTCGGTCTACCGGTATGTGCCAAGCCGTGACGACCTCGAGTTCCTGATGCTCGACCAGGTGATGGGAGAGATGGACCTGCCTCCCGTGGCCGGCGACTGGCGGATCGACCTGCAAGGGGCGTGTCGGGTGATGTGGCAGACGATGACTCGGCATCCGTGGTTCGCCGGGGCCCTGTCGATGACAAGGCCGGCGTCGATGCCGAACGCGATGCCGGTCGCCGAACGGATGCTCGGAAGTCTGTGCGGTGCCGGACTCGACCCGGTCCAGGCGTTCACCGACTACCTCTGCCTCCTCAACCTGATCCGCGGGCTCGGATCGACCCTCGAGCCCGAACTGTCCGATCGCGCTGAGACGGGCGTCACCAACGACGAATGGATGGACACCCGGGCCGCGGAACTCCGACGAATCGCTCCGCCGGACCGGTTCCCGACGATGGCGGCGATCATGGACGTCGGGTATCCGTACGACGTCGACGTGCTCGTCGAGTCGGGGATCGAACGCTTTCTCGACGGGATCGGCGCGCGCCTGGTGTGA
- a CDS encoding histidine phosphatase family protein, with the protein MRGEPDPGDSSVERLTPVVRRLILLRHGETLYNASQRMQGQLDTDLSDVGVEQARVAGRAIATRSPLVILSSDLRRAHETAQAIGAVTGQDVTTDSRLRETHLGDWQGMTHHEVDEAMPGARRLWRDDSTWTPPNGESRVQVAERMLPLVDELVAGLDDWGTGETPDAPVVLVAHGGCIAALTAGLLALPVANWPVFGGLANTSWVQLSGHCTTADDAPVWRLDVWNATAESADLGVQ; encoded by the coding sequence ATGAGGGGCGAACCGGATCCTGGGGATTCCAGTGTCGAACGGTTGACGCCGGTCGTTCGGAGGCTGATCCTTCTTCGGCACGGTGAGACTCTCTACAACGCGTCCCAGCGCATGCAGGGCCAGCTCGACACCGACCTCTCGGACGTCGGGGTGGAACAGGCACGCGTGGCGGGTCGTGCGATCGCGACACGATCGCCACTGGTGATCCTGTCGTCCGATCTGCGTCGTGCACACGAGACGGCACAGGCCATCGGTGCGGTGACCGGTCAGGACGTCACCACCGACTCCCGACTGCGCGAGACCCATCTGGGCGACTGGCAGGGCATGACCCACCACGAGGTCGACGAGGCGATGCCCGGCGCGCGCCGACTGTGGCGTGACGACTCGACGTGGACTCCGCCGAACGGTGAGAGTCGAGTGCAAGTGGCCGAGCGCATGCTGCCGCTCGTCGACGAACTCGTCGCGGGGTTGGACGACTGGGGCACGGGGGAGACCCCGGACGCACCGGTTGTCCTTGTTGCGCACGGCGGCTGCATCGCCGCGCTGACCGCCGGACTGCTGGCACTCCCGGTCGCCAACTGGCCGGTGTTCGGCGGACTCGCCAACACCAGCTGGGTGCAACTCTCCGGTCATTGCACGACTGCAGACGACGCGCCCGTGTGGCGTCTCGACGTATGGAACGCGACAGCCGAATCGGCTGATCTCGGCGTTCAGTAG
- the octT gene encoding diglucosylglycerate octanoyltransferase has translation MGSIMVLGDSLSYYDETGGLPSDDRRIWPNLVGAQVDRPVELFARIGWTSRDVWWAITQDPRIWAALPKADVLVLAFGGMDSLPSPMPTALREQIRYLRPARLRQVVRDGYAWLQPRLSPLGWPMALPPRVTVEYFEKIRGAVAHLRPDLPIVVCLPSTHDSPYYGHAHPGRVPLTVALTRWADEHSIPTVTGFYDVTSAAYDDPDFVMNPDGIHWSIEAHAQIADAVAPVIGSVLHVSE, from the coding sequence GTGGGTTCGATCATGGTGCTGGGCGACTCGCTGTCGTACTACGACGAGACGGGCGGCCTGCCCTCCGACGACCGGAGGATCTGGCCGAACCTGGTCGGCGCTCAGGTCGACCGTCCAGTTGAGTTGTTCGCACGCATCGGCTGGACCAGCCGTGATGTGTGGTGGGCCATCACCCAGGATCCGCGGATCTGGGCCGCACTGCCGAAAGCCGACGTGCTCGTCCTTGCGTTCGGCGGAATGGACTCGCTGCCGTCCCCGATGCCGACCGCGCTGCGCGAACAGATCCGCTACTTGCGGCCCGCCCGCCTGCGCCAGGTGGTCCGCGACGGATACGCGTGGCTGCAGCCGCGGCTCTCACCGCTCGGGTGGCCGATGGCGCTGCCGCCACGGGTCACCGTCGAGTACTTCGAGAAGATCCGAGGCGCTGTCGCCCATCTGCGTCCCGACCTCCCGATCGTGGTCTGCCTGCCGTCCACCCACGACAGTCCGTACTACGGTCACGCCCATCCTGGCCGCGTGCCGCTGACGGTCGCCCTCACACGATGGGCGGACGAACACTCGATCCCCACGGTCACCGGCTTCTACGACGTCACATCCGCGGCGTACGACGACCCGGACTTCGTCATGAACCCCGACGGCATCCACTGGAGCATCGAAGCCCACGCGCAGATCGCCGACGCCGTCGCACCGGTGATCGGAAGCGTCCTTCACGTGAGCGAGTAG
- the nadD gene encoding nicotinate-nucleotide adenylyltransferase, producing MSPDCAAPRRIGVMGGTFDPIHNGHLVAASEVAHRFKLDEVVFVPTGRPWQKEGARAADPSRHVSPAEHRYLMTVIATASNPQFTVSRVDIERDGVTYTVDTLRDLRRAFPGDELYFITGADALETILNWHDWEDLFELAHFIGVSRPGYELNATHLTEHLASKPANALQLIEIPALAISSTDCRARAVADRPVWYLVPDGVVQYINKHGLYRKEPT from the coding sequence ATGTCACCGGACTGCGCAGCGCCGCGCCGCATCGGCGTGATGGGCGGGACCTTCGATCCCATCCACAACGGACACCTCGTGGCGGCGAGCGAAGTGGCTCACCGGTTCAAGCTCGACGAAGTGGTCTTCGTCCCGACGGGCCGACCGTGGCAGAAGGAAGGCGCTCGCGCCGCGGATCCCTCCCGGCACGTCAGTCCGGCGGAACACCGATACCTGATGACCGTCATCGCGACGGCGTCGAATCCGCAGTTCACGGTGAGTCGGGTCGACATCGAGCGCGACGGTGTGACGTACACGGTCGACACCCTGCGTGACCTGCGGCGTGCGTTCCCCGGCGACGAGCTGTACTTCATCACCGGTGCCGATGCCCTCGAAACGATCCTGAACTGGCATGATTGGGAGGACTTGTTCGAGCTCGCCCACTTCATCGGAGTGTCGAGGCCCGGATACGAACTGAATGCCACCCATCTGACCGAGCACCTGGCGTCCAAGCCCGCGAACGCGCTCCAGCTGATCGAGATCCCCGCCCTGGCGATCTCGTCGACGGACTGTCGGGCACGGGCCGTCGCCGATCGCCCCGTCTGGTACCTCGTACCCGACGGAGTGGTCCAGTACATCAACAAGCACGGTCTGTACCGAAAGGAACCCACGTGA
- the rsfS gene encoding ribosome silencing factor, with the protein MSVSAESLEMTTIAAHAAVERLATNVAAIDVSEHLVITDVFLICSADNERQVNSIVEEIEDKLREAGHQPLRREGTREGRWALLDYGDIVVHVQHDDERDFYGLERLWKDCPLLELEGVEPATRPEPGKDDDAVLPAE; encoded by the coding sequence GTGAGTGTGTCCGCCGAATCCCTCGAGATGACCACGATCGCCGCGCACGCAGCCGTTGAGCGGCTCGCGACCAACGTCGCCGCGATCGACGTCTCCGAGCACCTCGTGATCACCGACGTGTTCCTGATCTGCTCCGCAGACAACGAACGCCAGGTCAACTCGATCGTCGAAGAGATCGAGGACAAGCTCCGCGAGGCGGGGCATCAGCCGCTGCGTCGTGAGGGCACTCGCGAAGGGCGCTGGGCATTGCTGGACTACGGCGACATCGTCGTTCACGTCCAGCACGACGACGAACGCGACTTCTACGGCCTCGAACGCCTGTGGAAGGACTGCCCGCTCCTCGAGCTCGAGGGCGTGGAGCCCGCGACGCGTCCGGAGCCGGGCAAGGACGACGACGCCGTCCTGCCCGCGGAATGA
- a CDS encoding VWA domain-containing protein, translating to MVDTLTGFVEDLRGRGITVGPSNLIDAGQAMTVLDLLDRESLREGLAATILSDPLHRDTFDRCFELWFPLGNAARIASTVVKRDADGKVDVDAVRELVTETLADPEAMADGRFDQLVALIVTEMGQYESAQGESYSVYQAMSVISPQTLIARIAAAMAGGQGRDGERAGTDPLNRQAARDATTRLRQAVETETQRRMAEVRGRDAVSQYAVPKLPENIDFFSANPQDMLKMRRTIDPIARLLAAKLEFRRRRNKHAAVDVRATLRASMSTGGVPIDLRRRKPRPGKPELIIICDVSGSVSGFSQFTLQLVYALRQQFSNVRVFAFVDTVDEVTDFFARGNDDSQFGERMTTMLTQAQISLRDGHSDYGHMLKGFADHYLDTLTHRSALLILGDARNNFRPTHVDALAKIRDKVRNAYWLNPERKEHWDSGDSAASAYGDAIDMFECRNVDQLGRVIADLLPV from the coding sequence ATCGTCGACACCCTCACCGGCTTCGTCGAGGATCTGCGGGGCCGGGGGATCACGGTCGGGCCGTCGAACTTGATTGACGCGGGTCAGGCGATGACGGTCCTCGACCTGCTCGATCGCGAATCGCTCCGCGAAGGGCTCGCGGCGACGATCTTGTCCGATCCGCTGCACCGCGACACCTTCGACCGATGCTTCGAGTTGTGGTTCCCCCTGGGCAACGCCGCGCGCATCGCGAGCACCGTGGTGAAACGGGACGCGGACGGGAAGGTCGACGTCGACGCGGTCCGGGAACTGGTCACGGAGACGCTGGCCGACCCGGAGGCGATGGCTGACGGCAGATTCGACCAGTTGGTGGCGTTGATCGTCACCGAAATGGGGCAGTACGAGTCGGCGCAGGGCGAGTCGTACTCGGTGTACCAGGCGATGTCGGTGATCTCGCCGCAGACCTTGATCGCGAGGATCGCCGCGGCGATGGCAGGCGGGCAGGGGCGTGACGGTGAGCGGGCCGGCACCGATCCGCTCAACAGGCAGGCTGCCCGCGACGCCACGACGCGTCTCCGTCAGGCGGTGGAGACCGAGACGCAGCGCCGGATGGCCGAGGTCCGCGGACGTGACGCCGTCTCGCAGTACGCGGTGCCCAAGCTGCCCGAGAACATCGACTTCTTCTCGGCGAACCCGCAGGACATGCTCAAGATGCGTCGGACGATCGACCCGATCGCCCGGTTGCTGGCCGCGAAGCTGGAGTTCCGACGTCGACGCAACAAGCACGCCGCCGTCGACGTGCGGGCGACTCTGCGTGCGTCGATGTCGACCGGTGGTGTGCCGATCGACCTGCGTCGTCGCAAGCCCCGTCCAGGCAAGCCGGAGCTGATCATTATCTGCGACGTGTCCGGGTCGGTGTCCGGTTTCAGTCAGTTCACCCTGCAACTCGTGTACGCGCTGCGGCAACAGTTCTCGAATGTGCGGGTGTTCGCGTTCGTCGACACAGTCGACGAGGTGACCGACTTCTTCGCCCGGGGCAACGACGACTCGCAGTTCGGCGAACGCATGACGACGATGCTGACGCAGGCGCAGATCAGTCTGCGTGACGGCCACTCCGACTACGGCCACATGCTCAAGGGTTTCGCCGATCACTACCTCGACACTCTGACGCACCGCAGCGCGCTGCTGATCCTCGGCGACGCCCGCAACAACTTCCGGCCGACGCACGTCGACGCCTTGGCGAAGATCCGTGACAAGGTCCGCAACGCCTACTGGCTGAACCCGGAACGGAAAGAGCACTGGGATTCAGGGGATTCGGCCGCGTCGGCCTACGGCGACGCGATCGACATGTTCGAGTGCCGCAACGTCGATCAGCTCGGCCGTGTGATCGCCGACCTACTACCCGTGTGA